A window of Devosia chinhatensis genomic DNA:
GGCGCCAGAATGCTTCGAGATTGAAGAAGTCCTGCGCGAGCGCATGAACATCCCGGTCTTTCATGACGACCAGCACGGCACTGCCATCATCGTCGCCGCCGCTGTGATCAACGCCATGCGCCTCGTCGGCAAGGACATTTCCAAGGTCAAGATCTGCACATCCGGGGCAGGGGCCGCGGCCATCGCCTGCATGAACATGCTGATCGCGGTGGGCGCCAAGCGCGAAAACATCTGGATCGCCGACTCAAAGGGCCTCGTCACCAAAAAGCGCGACAATTCGGTCGACCGTTGGCGCGGCGCCTTTGCGCAGGATACCGACAAGACAGAGCTTGCCGAGGTCATGGACGGCGCCGACATCTATGTTGGCCTGTCCAAGGCCGGGGCGCTAAAGCCCGAAATGATGAAGAACATGGCCCCCAATCCGCTGATCCTGGGTCTCTCCAATCCCGTTCCCGAAATCATGCCGGAACTGGCCAAGCAAGCGCGCCCCGATGCGCTGGTCTGTACGGGTCGCTCGGACTATCCCAATCAGGTCAACAACGTTCTCTGCTTCCCCTTTCTCTTCCGCGGCGCGCTCGATTGCGGCGCCACCATTATCAACGAAGAGATGAAGGCCGCCGCTGCCCATGCCATCGCCAGGCTTGCGCATGAGCCGGGCCTCGAAGCCACCGCTCATGGCGTCCCCGCCATCTTTGGACCAGATTATCTCATCCCCAACCCCTTCGATCAGCGCCTGATCCTGCGCATTGCCCCGGCCGTCGCCAAGGCGGCGATGGATTCCGGTGTCGCCGCTCGCCCCATCGCCGATTTCGATGCCTATCGCGACCAGCTCCGCCGCTTTGTCTTCCGGTCGGGCATGGTCATGAAGCCGATGATCGAGCGCGCCCAGGCCGCCGGAAAACGCATCGCCTTTGCCGAGGGTGAAGATGAGCGGGTACTCCGCGCCGCCCAGGTCATTCTCGAAGACGGTATCGGCAAGCCGATCCTGATCGGGCGGCCCTCGGTGATTGAATCAAGGTTGGAGCGTTTCGGCCTAACCATCCGTCCTGGCAGCGATTTCGAGATCATCAACCCCGAAGACGATCCTCGTTACCGCGACTATGTCGCTGAATTTCATGCCTTGGTCGGCCGCAAGGGCGTCACGCCCGATACCGCCCGCACTATCGTGCGCACCAATACTACGGTCATTGGTGCGCTCGCGGTGCGACGCGGTGAGGCAGATGCCCTGATCTGCGGCTTGCAGGGGCGCTTTATCAAGCATGCTCGGGACATTCATTCCATCATCGGCCTTGCGGACAATGCCAGCCAGCTCTCGGCGCTCTCGATGCTGCTACTCAATCGGGGCGTGTTCTTCCTGGCGGACACATATGCCAATATCGATCCGAGCGTGGACGAACTCGTCTCGATCACACTGCAGGCTCGCGACCATCTCAAGCGCTTCAACATAGATGCCAGGGCCGCATTGCTGAGCTATTCGAACTTCGGTTCTCGCGATGGCGACACCTCCGTAAAAATGCGCGCTGTCTATGAGCGGCTGAAGGCCGTGGCGCCCGATCTCGTGGTCGAAGGCGAGATGCAGGGCGATCTGGCGGTCAATGCGGAACTGCGGTCGCGCTATATTCCCGACTCGGTCCTTTCGGGCGAAGCCAACCTGCTTGTCTTCCCCAATCTCGAGTCTGCAAATCTCTCGATGACCCTGCTCAAGGAGCTCAATAACGGGTTGCACATCGGCCCCATCCTGATGGGGACGCGCCAACCGGCACATATCGTCGCCCCGACGGTGACCTCCAGAGGGTTGGTCAATATGGCAGCGATTGCCGCTACGGAAGCAGCAGGTTAGGCGGCTTCTTCGCTTTTTGCCGGATGTTTCCCGCCTGCCTGGAAATGATCCCTTGGGCCAAGGAAGAAGGATTGGAGACGCTGGGGACTGGTCACACCTCAGCGCGCTCCGTTAAGGTCGTCGACAACCGCTTCGGGGAGAGGAGCGGACCAGGAGGAAAAGCCCATGACGTTCCGTGCCCTGCTGACTGAAAAGGCCGATGACGGCAGCGTTTCTTCGTCTGTGCAGCAGCTCGACGAAGGGCGCCTGCCTGAGGGCAATGTAACGGTCGACATCGATTGGGCCGGACTCAACTACAAGGATGGATTGGCCCTGACTGGAAAGGGCGGGCTGGTGCGCGCCTATCCGCATGTTGCCGGCATCGATTTTGCGGGGCGCGTGCGGGAAAGCAGCGATGACCGCTATCGCCCTGGCGATGGCGTGGTTTTGACCGGCTGGCGGGTCGGCGAAACCCATTGGGGTGGATATGCGCAAAGAGCCCGGGTCCTGGGCGATTGGCTTGTCCCGCTCACAGAAGGATTATCCACTCGCCAGACAATGGTCATCGGAACAGCCGGCCTCACCGCAATGCTGGCGATCAATCGGCTTGAAGCCCTTGGCATGACACCGGACGGAGGCGAGTTGCTCGTTACCGGCGCCGCCGGCGGCGTCGGCTCCATCGCAGTGGCGCTGGCCCACCGGCTCGGCTATTCGGTCACGGCACTTTCAGGGCGGCCGCAACATGCCCAGATGCTGAGAGCACTCGGTGCATCGACCATTCTCGACCGCACTGATTTTATGGCTCAGCCAGACAAACCCCTGGAAACCGCGCGCTTCGCAGCTGCCATCGATTGCGTGGGCGGAGATATTCTTTCCAAGCTGCTTCGCCAGATTGCCTATGGCGGTTCGGTGGCAGCTCTCGGCAATGCAGCCGGCATCGGCCTCAATACCAATGTCCTGCCTTTCCTGCTGCGCGGGGTGAACCTGCTCGGCATCGATAGCGTCATGCAGCCCTTTGAGTCCCGCGTCGCTGCATGGACTCGCCTCGCCGGACTGTTCGACTTTGCGGCTTATGAAGGCAATGTCGAGGTGATCGGCCTCGAGCAGTTGCATGATAAGGCCATGGATATTCTGGCTGGCAAGGTCCATGGCCGTGTCATCGTCGACCCATCACGCTGATGACGCCCTTCACTTTCTGTCTCAGTGACAGGACGGTGACAGGCAAGCCTGCATAAGCTCCCCGTACGGACGCAATGACGTTCGACTTGTTTGGGAGGAATTATGAACAAGCTGCTTCTTGCGGCGCTGGTTTCCGGCGCCCTTTCGGTGTCGGCCTACGCGGCCGACTACAATATCATCGCGCCAGCAGCACCGGGTGGTGGCTGGGACCAGACGGCCCGCACGATGCAGGAGGCCCTGGTTTCGAGCGGTGTGTCCTCCAACGTGCAGGTGGTCAATGTTCCCGGCGCCGGTGGGACCATCGGTCTGGCCCAGTTCGCCACCCAGGAATCGGGCAACCCCAATGCCCTGATCGTCGGCGGCTACGTCATGGTCGGCGCGATCCTGACCAACGCGTCCCCCGTAACCTTGGAACAGGTGACCCCGATTGCACGCCTCACCGGCGAAGCCGTGGCGATTGTCGTTCCGGCTGCATCCGATATCCAGACGCTCGATGATCTTGTCGCCAAGCTGAAGGAAAACACCGGCGCCGTATCCTGGGCCGGCGGGTCAGCTGGTGGTGTCGATCACATCACGGCAGGCCTTATCGCTAAAACAATCGGGGCTGATCCGACGCAGGTCAACTACATCGCCTATTCCGGCGGTGGTGAGGCCCTTGCCGCCGTACTTGGCGGCCAGGTGACGGTCGGCATTTCGGGCATCAGCGAATTTGCGTCCCAGATCGAGGCCGGCGATCTCCGCCTGATCGCGGTTTCGTCCGAAGACCGCGTGCCGGGCGTTGATGGCCCCACCCTCAAGGAAGCCGGCGTCGATCTGGCTGTTCAGAACTGGCGCATGGTTGCCGCCGCTCCGGGCATCTCCGACGAGCAGAAGGTTGCCATTACAGCCGACATCCAGACAATGGTTCAGTCCGACGCCTGGCAGGCTGCTCTCGAAAGCCGCGGCTGGGTCGACACCTACCTTGATGGCGAAGCCTTCGATGCGCAGCTTGCTGCCGACATCGCCGCGACCGAGACCATCCTGAAAGACATCGGCCTGGTCCAATGACAACAGGCTCCTCCAGGCCCGAGCGCCGCCCCGATGGGGCGGCGCTCGTCATCGCGGCCATATTGGCAGGGTTGGCCATAATCATCTTCTGGCAGACCAGCCAGATGCGCGTACCCCCCATCCAGCAGCGTGTGGGGCCAACGGTCTTCCCCTATGTGATTGCCTCAGGCCTGCTCCTGCTGTCGATCGGCACCATCGTCTCGGCCCTGCGCAACGGGTTTCCCGAACGCAGCAAGGACGATTACCGCCCGATTTTCTGGATCGTCGGTGGCCTTGTCGGTCAGATCCTTCTGCTGTCGACGGCCGGTTTCTCGGTGGCGACGGGCGTGCTCTTCGCCTTCACTGCCAAAGCGTTCGGGCGCGGACCTCTCTGGCAGACCATTCCCATAGGTATCGTCTTTGCCTTCATCGTCTGGTTCATTTTCGCCAAGGGCCTGATGCTGTCGCTGCCGGCGGGTGTGCTTGAACGGTTGCTGACCACGGGGAGCCTCGTCTGATGAATACGTTCGAACTCCTCGGCCAGGGTCTCATCGCGGCCTTGCAATGGCAAAACCTGATCTACGCCCTGATCGGTGTGACCCTGGGAACAGCCGTGGGCGTACTGCCCGGCATCGGCCCGGCGTTGACCGTCGCGCTGTTGCTGCCCGTGACCTACAAGTTGGATCCGGCCGGGTCACTGATCATGTTTGCCGGCATTTATTATGGTGGCATGTATGGCGGGTCCACCACGTCCATCCTGCTCAACACGCCGGGCGAAAGCGCCTCGATCGTCACCGCGCTCGAGGGCAACAAGATGGCGCGCAAGGGCAGGGGCGGCCCAGCACTTGCCACGGCTGCCATCGGGTCCTTCGTCGCAGGCCTGATCGCCACCCTCGGCCTCGCCTTTATCGCGCCCTTCGTGGTCCGGTTTGCCCTGTCCTTCGGGCCCGCCGACTATTTCGCTCTGATGGTGCTGGCCTTTGTGACCGTTTCGGCCGCGTTCGGCGACAGCGCACTGCGCGGCCTGACGGCTTTGTTTATCGGTCTCGGATTGGGCTTGATCGGGATCGACCTGCAGTCGGGCCAGACACGCCTTGCCTTCGGGGTCATGGATCTGCTCGACGGCATCGAGGTGACCACGCTGGCCGTGGCTTTGTTCGCCATCGGCGAGACGCTCAAGACCGCTTCGGATCGTGAGCAAGTTGCTGCCAAGGTGATGGCGGTCAAGGGGTCGGTCTGGATGACCCTTGGAGATTGGAAGCGCAGTTGGGCCGCCTGGCTTCGTGGCACGGCCATCGGTTTTCCGATCGGCGCCATGCCCGCGGGCGGGGCCGACGTGGCCAGTTTCCTGTCCTACAGTGCCGAAAAGAGCTTCACCAAGCATCCCGAGGAATTCGGAAACGGGGCAATCGAAGGCGTCGCAGGACCCGAAGCAGCCAATAATGCCTCGGCGGCAGGCACGCTCGTGCCACTCCTGACGTTAGGCCTGCCAACTACGGCAACTGCGGCTATTATGCTGGCCGGCTTCCAGCAATTCGGGCTGCAGCCCGGCCCATTGCTGTTTGCCAACAATGCGCCGTTGGTCTGGGCGCTCATTGCCAGTCTTCTGGTCGCCAACTTCATGCTGTTGGTGCTCAACCTGCCGCTGATCGGTCTGTGGGTAAAGCTGCTGACCGTGCCCAAGCCATGGCTTTATGCCGGCATTCTCGTCTTCGCTACCCTCGGCACGCTGGGGGCAAATGGCGCGATGTCCATGGGGATCGGCCCGGTTCGGATTTCGTTCGAGCTCGTGCTGCTTTTGCTGTTCGGTATCCTGGGCTATTTCCTGCGCCGCTTCAGTTACCCGATCGCTCCGGTCGTGGTGGGCCTGATCCTCGGACCCATGGCCGAACAGCAATTGCGCCGTGCCCTAGCGATCAGCCAGGGCGATCCTGCGATCCTCGTCAACTCGCCCATTTCCATGGTGCTCTATGTGGTTGCGCTGATCGCCGTGGGCCTGCCGCTCATCCTGCGTCTGCGCGGCAAGGGCAAGGTCCTTGGCCAGCTGGCAAGCGACGAGGACTAGCCGCCATAACAGGGGCATGCGTGTTGACGCAAAAAGCCCGGATGCCAGACAGGAACTGGCACCCGGGCTTTGTCATACCGGCAGATCCGCGCAGTTACCGCGAGATGAGGTAACGCGCGCAGGGAAAGCGGTCCGCAACGGCCGCGAGCGAAGCTCTTAGATCTTACCGATGGTGCGGAACGCGACCGGGTCGATGCCCAGGGATTCAAGGTGCTTCGCCTTGGGCGCCCGGCCAGCTTCGACAGCCGCCGAAACTGCAGCAGCGCTGCCGAACACGGTGGCAAAAGTGTCGAGTGTCGCAAAAAACTTGTTCTTGCGCGGGGTGCTCATGGTTAAATCCTTTCATCAGGACCTGGGATAATTCCCGGCCGTTTCCATGAACACAAGATGGGCGCGTCGGCGACTGACTTGTAGGGTTGGTTTGCTCACCCCAGCCATGCGCTGAGCGAAAAACTTGGCGCCTGGCGAATACCAGCCCTGCGTGTGGAACTGCATTGGCCTCGTGCGATCGTTCAGGGCTTGGGAGAAACGATCTCCTGCCAGGTGTCGATAAACCGCTGCCGTCTCAGCGTGTCGAGAGCGACCAGGAGCCCCGGGCCGATTGGAATTGGCTGGATAACGCCACGCCCGCGGGCGGCAATGGCTTCGCTGGTCCAATCTCCTGAACCATCGGGCACAACGGCACCCAGGGCCGTCGGGCCGGCGGCCACTGCCTGGCCGGCTGGCGAGAGCGCGAAATCGATGAAGGCGCGCGCCAAGTCGGCATGTCCAGCGTCGCGGGGAATGAGCATGGATCGCGTCAGCACAAGAACGTAATCGTCCGGCACCACGATCTCGATATTGGCGCCCTCTGCCTGTCGGGCAAAAGCGTACGAGCCCAGCACGTTATAACCCAAGGCAAGGGTGCCGTCGGCCACGCCGTTGAGAATGGCCGGACTGGACCCGGAGAACTGTGCGTTGACACGTCCGAACGCGCTGGCCAGTCGCCAGAAGGTGGATGATATGGTCTGATCCTGCGCCGCCAGGAGATAACCCACGCCGGAGAGGGCGATGTCATAGGTGGCTATCCGGCCGCGGAACCGCTCGGTCTGGGTTTCGAGTAGTTCAGCCAGCGTGAGGTGACTGCGGGGTACTTCAGCCCCGGTGATGAGATCGGGATTGTAGATGATGACGGCCGGCTCGAAGGTGAAGCCAAAGACCTCGTTGCGCCAGTGCGCCCAGTCGGGCAATGCGTCCAGAAACGGACTGTCATGCGGCTGGGCATATCCGTCATTGGCCAGCTTCAGTTGAAGGTCGGATGCTGAGCTGATCAGCAGGTCCGGAAGGGCTGAAAGCGAGCCGGCAAGATAGTTCTCATAGAGTGGCCTTGAGTCCCACTCTTCGTAGATCACCCCAGTATCGGGATGCAGGTCCTGGAAGGCGGCGATGAAATACTCGAATAACGGCGTATCGGTGGTGCCAAAGATCGTCAGGACCTTTTCGGTGCTACCATCGGGCGCCGCGTGCACGCTGGTGGCGGCGTCGACGGACTGAGGTGGCAGGGTGATGAGCGCGCTGGCGAGAATAAGTGCCATCGCCAGCCCCGGCACGGCCGAGCTTCGTTTCGGAGTGGGCAGCGTGATGGCGACGATCAGCCCGCCACCATCCCGATCCTTCAGAGACAATTGGCCGCCATGCGCTTCGACCACCCGGCTGACAATGGAAAGTCCAAGGCCCGAGCCGGCCGTCCCTGCACTGGTCGCGCCGCGCTTGAACCGTTCGAGCACCATCGTTTTCTCGCTGGCGTCGATGCCCGGCCCGCGATCCTGCACAATGACCTCCAGGCGACCCGCACCCAGCGTTCCGCTGATTTCGACAGGGCTGGACGAATACACCAGAGCGTTGTCGACCACATTGCGCATCATTTCCCGCAGGGCCACCCTGTCACCGCGGATGATTGCCGTTCCGGCCCCGGTCGCCAAGTCCACTTGAATGCGGCTTGCCTGGTCCGGGTCCAGCCGCTGGCGGACATCGTCGATCACGGCGCCCAGTGTCGTGGCGTCATTATCCTGGTTTTCGAGGCGATGGGAAATCGTAGCCTCCATGAGCAGCTGGCTGACCAGCTGACTTGCCTGCACGGCACCGGTATGAATGCGACCGACGCGGCGGCGCAGTGCTTCGGGGTCCTGCTCATCCATCGCCACCTCCGCCTGGGCGCGCAGCGAGGCGAGCGGCGTCCGCACCTCATGAGCTGCTTCCGCCACAAGACCACTCACGCGCTCCATGGCGTTGCGCAGCCGGGCCATGAAGCCGTTGAGCGCTGACACTAGATGCTCGACCTCGCTGGGCACGGGGACGGTAATGGCGGAAAGGTCGTCGGGCGCACGCGCGCGCAGGTCCTGTTCCAGCTGGGTGAGCGGCGCAAACATGCGGGTGATACCGAACCAGACGAGGCCCACGGCGAGGAAGGTCAGCGCGATCACGGGCAGCACGGCATTGGAGAGGATTTCGTTGGCCAGGGAATTGCGCTGGTTTTGCGTTTCGGCAACATGAATGGTGACCCATCCTGTGTCGCTGGGCGTGGAGATCAGGCGGCCAACGCTGACCACCCTTACGAGGTCTTCGCGATAGACGAGATCGGAGAAATGCGGTTCTCCGGAAACAGTTTCGGGCATATGCGCGGCGAGGTCCTCATAGCCGGTCACGGTGCGCGCATAGGGGTCCTCTACTGCGTAAAAGACCCGGTCCTGGCCGGAAAACATCGCAAAGGCGGCAAACGGAATTTCGACGATCACTGCCTCGGCTTCCACCTGCACGGCTCCGGCGATGGTGAGCGCCGACGCGGCCAGAAGTCGATCGAAGGCCCGGTCTGCAGCACGTTCCGCATAGTCGCGGATGAAAACGATCAGGACCAAAGAGGCAAGCAGGAGCAGACCCACCGCCAAAGCGAAAATCCGCCGGCGCAGGGAGAATGGCTTGATGGTTAGGGCGCGCACCTAGCCGACGACCCGCATCAGGTAACCGACGCCGCGAACCGTACCGATCTCAACCTGCGCACCATCGAGCTTCTTGCGCAGGCGGGAAATATGCAGCTCGAGCGCATTGATGGAAACGCTCTCGTCGAAATTGAACAGCTGGTTCATCAGCCGTTCCTTGGGCACGACCTTGCCCGCATGGGCCACAAGGATTTCAAGGAGCCGGAATTCCCTCCGGCCCAGTTCAAGGGCGCGCCCGTCGATGGCCGCGTTGAGGGCCGAAAGGTCCAGTTCGAGATTGCCCAGGGTAATGGCGCTGGAGGCCTGGCCACCGGTGCGGCGCAGCAGGGCGCGCAGCCGCGCTTCGAGCTCGCGCAGATCGAACGGCTTGACGAGGTAATCATCGGCTCCAAGGTCCAGCAGGCTGACCTTGTCGTCAATCTCCGAACGCGCGGTGATGACCAGGATAGGGGCATTGAATTTTCGCTTGCGCAGGTCCGAGATCAGCCCGATGCCGTCGCGATTGGGCAGCATCAGATCGAGCGTCACCGCGTCGAATGGCTCGCTTTCCGCCATGGCCACGACCTGAGCGCCATCCTTGACCCATTCGACCGAATGGCCGGCGCTGCGCAGCCGCTTCTCGATGGCTTCGCCCAGGTCCTCATTGTCTTCGACGAGCAGAATTCGCATGCATCCATCCCCAGCCCGAGTTTAAAGCCAGGGCTGGGCGGAGGGAAATGATTTCCGTAGTCACGGATTCTTCTGCGGCACGTCCTTGAGCTGCTCGATGAGATAGGCGTGGGTGGCAGGATTGGCGACGATCATCGCGCCGGTGGCCTCATAATATTCGGGGCCGCGCCCCCACCAATCCGTTACGACGCCGCCGGCCTCGAGAACCATCAGGATGCCTGCTGCGGTGTCACCGAAGCCGGTTTCCTCGAAATAACCGGTCAGCCGGCCACAGGCCACATAGGCGCAGGAATTGGCGGCGCTGCCGACGATCCGCACCCCGCCGATGGGAGCGCGGATGGCGTCGAGCCGGGCATAGGCGCCGGGGTGCAGCGACAGGTTGGGCGTCGGCAGGCCGGTGCCCACCGCCATGAGCGCGACGTCCTGGCTCTGGCTCACCTGCAGCCGCTCGCCGTTGAGAAAGGCGCCGCCGCCCTGGATGGCGGTGAACATTTCGTCGCTGACCGGATTGTAGATCAGTCCGCACAATGTCTGGCGTCCATGGCGCAGCGAAATGGTGATCGTATAGTGCTGGCCATTGAGAAAATTGGTTGTTCCATCAATGGGATCGACCAAGAACCTATAGTCCTGGTTCTCGCCTTCGGTTGGGGGAAATTCCTCCCCGGTGAGGCTCCAGCCGGGATAGCGGGACAAGAGGTGATTTCGGATCAGCGTCTCGGAGTCCCGGTCGGCGTCGGAGACGAAATCGCCCGGGCCCTTGATGCCGATTTCGAGGTCACGGAAGCGTTTGAAATGCTCAAGCGTCAGCGCGCCGGCCTGGCGGGCGGCGTCAATCATGTCGTTCAGGATCTTGTCGATTTCGGTCATGTGTCGAGGGCCGCTGCCAGCCCCTCCGGGTCGTCGGTGGTAATCTGGTCCACCCGGAGCGCGAGGAGCCGGGTGACCTGGGAAATTGTCGTGGAATTGACGTGGTTTATAGTCCACGCATCCACCTTGCGCCCTGCCGCGTGGACGGCGGCGATCATGTCGAAACCGGCATTGTCGGCGGCCAGCACGATCTCGTGGTGGAGATAGATGAAAGCGGCGTCAGGCGCGGTGCGAAGGGCGTTCTGAATGAAGGTCTCATGATCGCCCGTGGCCCTGAGCTGTTCGAGCGAGGCGCCGTAGCACGGATCGTAGCCGTTCATTAGCCCGGGCGTGGAATTCGTTAGCAGACTGATAGCGTCGAACGCCCCACCAGATACGATAATGTTACGTTTGAACGCAGAAACGGCCAAAGCGAAGTTTTCGACCGTCAGGTCATCGAGCGCGGCAAGGTCTTCCTTGAAGTCGAGTTGCAGAAGCGCGTCCGGATGCGGCGGATTTTGCCCCAGCAGATCGCAAAGGTCTTCGAGAAGGAGAACGCGGTCGGGCAGGGGCGATCCGTCGGCTGCGCGCAGGTAAAGCTGGCGCAGGGACGCTGCACCCGTCTCTCGCACCAGGCCGGTCCCGGTGGTCTCCCGGTCGAGCGTCTTGTCATGCAGCACGGCGCAGCCGTGATCGGCGTGGATGACGAGATCGACCTCGACGCTGGCACCCAGCCGCATCGCTTCAAGAATGCGGGCGCCGGTGAAGGCGGGGTCTGACGCCTTCCGGCGGCCCCGGTGCCATTTGAGCCAGGTCCGGTGCCCATCCCGTTCGATATAGAGCGGATCGGTCATGCTCACCCCTGATAGACAAGCGTGCCGTCGCGATAGCCGGCGACGGCCTTGGGCTTGAGATTGGCACCCTGGCCGGGCTTGAAGAGATCGGGATGGGCGACCATGGCCTTGACGCGCAGACCATCGGGGAGGTCGAGATCGACCAGGCCATGGGTGCCGAAATCGGTCACCCGGTGAACCTTGGCCTGACCGGGCTCGGCGGCCTCGAGATCGAGGGCCTCCGGGCGCACCGCCATGATGGCGGGACCTTCGAGGATCGGCATCGGCACCGAGAAGGTGCCATGGTGGAAAACGCCGTCACTGACCTGACCGTCCATGAGGTTCATGGTGCCGATGAAGCCGGCGACGAACGGCGTCTGCGGCTTGCGATAGACGACGTCGGGCCGGTCGATCTGCTCGGTGCGGCCATCGCGCATGACAACGATGCGGTCGGCCATGGACAAGGCCTCGTCCTGACCATGGGTGACGAAGAGCGTGGTGATCTTGAGGCGCTGCTGGATGTCGCGCACTTC
This region includes:
- a CDS encoding NADP-dependent malic enzyme; translated protein: MSDEKAQSLKEAALHFHEFPRPGKLEITPIKPLANTRDLSLAYSPGVATPCEEIAANPADAYRYTSKGNLVAVISNGTAVLGLGNIGALASKPVMEGKAVLFKKFAGIDSIDIEVNEQDPKKFIEIVAPLEPTFGGINLEDIKAPECFEIEEVLRERMNIPVFHDDQHGTAIIVAAAVINAMRLVGKDISKVKICTSGAGAAAIACMNMLIAVGAKRENIWIADSKGLVTKKRDNSVDRWRGAFAQDTDKTELAEVMDGADIYVGLSKAGALKPEMMKNMAPNPLILGLSNPVPEIMPELAKQARPDALVCTGRSDYPNQVNNVLCFPFLFRGALDCGATIINEEMKAAAAHAIARLAHEPGLEATAHGVPAIFGPDYLIPNPFDQRLILRIAPAVAKAAMDSGVAARPIADFDAYRDQLRRFVFRSGMVMKPMIERAQAAGKRIAFAEGEDERVLRAAQVILEDGIGKPILIGRPSVIESRLERFGLTIRPGSDFEIINPEDDPRYRDYVAEFHALVGRKGVTPDTARTIVRTNTTVIGALAVRRGEADALICGLQGRFIKHARDIHSIIGLADNASQLSALSMLLLNRGVFFLADTYANIDPSVDELVSITLQARDHLKRFNIDARAALLSYSNFGSRDGDTSVKMRAVYERLKAVAPDLVVEGEMQGDLAVNAELRSRYIPDSVLSGEANLLVFPNLESANLSMTLLKELNNGLHIGPILMGTRQPAHIVAPTVTSRGLVNMAAIAATEAAG
- a CDS encoding MDR family oxidoreductase; the encoded protein is MTFRALLTEKADDGSVSSSVQQLDEGRLPEGNVTVDIDWAGLNYKDGLALTGKGGLVRAYPHVAGIDFAGRVRESSDDRYRPGDGVVLTGWRVGETHWGGYAQRARVLGDWLVPLTEGLSTRQTMVIGTAGLTAMLAINRLEALGMTPDGGELLVTGAAGGVGSIAVALAHRLGYSVTALSGRPQHAQMLRALGASTILDRTDFMAQPDKPLETARFAAAIDCVGGDILSKLLRQIAYGGSVAALGNAAGIGLNTNVLPFLLRGVNLLGIDSVMQPFESRVAAWTRLAGLFDFAAYEGNVEVIGLEQLHDKAMDILAGKVHGRVIVDPSR
- a CDS encoding Bug family tripartite tricarboxylate transporter substrate binding protein; its protein translation is MNKLLLAALVSGALSVSAYAADYNIIAPAAPGGGWDQTARTMQEALVSSGVSSNVQVVNVPGAGGTIGLAQFATQESGNPNALIVGGYVMVGAILTNASPVTLEQVTPIARLTGEAVAIVVPAASDIQTLDDLVAKLKENTGAVSWAGGSAGGVDHITAGLIAKTIGADPTQVNYIAYSGGGEALAAVLGGQVTVGISGISEFASQIEAGDLRLIAVSSEDRVPGVDGPTLKEAGVDLAVQNWRMVAAAPGISDEQKVAITADIQTMVQSDAWQAALESRGWVDTYLDGEAFDAQLAADIAATETILKDIGLVQ
- a CDS encoding tripartite tricarboxylate transporter TctB family protein: MTTGSSRPERRPDGAALVIAAILAGLAIIIFWQTSQMRVPPIQQRVGPTVFPYVIASGLLLLSIGTIVSALRNGFPERSKDDYRPIFWIVGGLVGQILLLSTAGFSVATGVLFAFTAKAFGRGPLWQTIPIGIVFAFIVWFIFAKGLMLSLPAGVLERLLTTGSLV
- a CDS encoding tripartite tricarboxylate transporter permease, encoding MNTFELLGQGLIAALQWQNLIYALIGVTLGTAVGVLPGIGPALTVALLLPVTYKLDPAGSLIMFAGIYYGGMYGGSTTSILLNTPGESASIVTALEGNKMARKGRGGPALATAAIGSFVAGLIATLGLAFIAPFVVRFALSFGPADYFALMVLAFVTVSAAFGDSALRGLTALFIGLGLGLIGIDLQSGQTRLAFGVMDLLDGIEVTTLAVALFAIGETLKTASDREQVAAKVMAVKGSVWMTLGDWKRSWAAWLRGTAIGFPIGAMPAGGADVASFLSYSAEKSFTKHPEEFGNGAIEGVAGPEAANNASAAGTLVPLLTLGLPTTATAAIMLAGFQQFGLQPGPLLFANNAPLVWALIASLLVANFMLLVLNLPLIGLWVKLLTVPKPWLYAGILVFATLGTLGANGAMSMGIGPVRISFELVLLLLFGILGYFLRRFSYPIAPVVVGLILGPMAEQQLRRALAISQGDPAILVNSPISMVLYVVALIAVGLPLILRLRGKGKVLGQLASDED
- a CDS encoding extracellular solute-binding protein; this translates as MRALTIKPFSLRRRIFALAVGLLLLASLVLIVFIRDYAERAADRAFDRLLAASALTIAGAVQVEAEAVIVEIPFAAFAMFSGQDRVFYAVEDPYARTVTGYEDLAAHMPETVSGEPHFSDLVYREDLVRVVSVGRLISTPSDTGWVTIHVAETQNQRNSLANEILSNAVLPVIALTFLAVGLVWFGITRMFAPLTQLEQDLRARAPDDLSAITVPVPSEVEHLVSALNGFMARLRNAMERVSGLVAEAAHEVRTPLASLRAQAEVAMDEQDPEALRRRVGRIHTGAVQASQLVSQLLMEATISHRLENQDNDATTLGAVIDDVRQRLDPDQASRIQVDLATGAGTAIIRGDRVALREMMRNVVDNALVYSSSPVEISGTLGAGRLEVIVQDRGPGIDASEKTMVLERFKRGATSAGTAGSGLGLSIVSRVVEAHGGQLSLKDRDGGGLIVAITLPTPKRSSAVPGLAMALILASALITLPPQSVDAATSVHAAPDGSTEKVLTIFGTTDTPLFEYFIAAFQDLHPDTGVIYEEWDSRPLYENYLAGSLSALPDLLISSASDLQLKLANDGYAQPHDSPFLDALPDWAHWRNEVFGFTFEPAVIIYNPDLITGAEVPRSHLTLAELLETQTERFRGRIATYDIALSGVGYLLAAQDQTISSTFWRLASAFGRVNAQFSGSSPAILNGVADGTLALGYNVLGSYAFARQAEGANIEIVVPDDYVLVLTRSMLIPRDAGHADLARAFIDFALSPAGQAVAAGPTALGAVVPDGSGDWTSEAIAARGRGVIQPIPIGPGLLVALDTLRRQRFIDTWQEIVSPKP
- a CDS encoding response regulator transcription factor → MRILLVEDNEDLGEAIEKRLRSAGHSVEWVKDGAQVVAMAESEPFDAVTLDLMLPNRDGIGLISDLRKRKFNAPILVITARSEIDDKVSLLDLGADDYLVKPFDLRELEARLRALLRRTGGQASSAITLGNLELDLSALNAAIDGRALELGRREFRLLEILVAHAGKVVPKERLMNQLFNFDESVSINALELHISRLRKKLDGAQVEIGTVRGVGYLMRVVG
- a CDS encoding inositol monophosphatase family protein, whose amino-acid sequence is MTEIDKILNDMIDAARQAGALTLEHFKRFRDLEIGIKGPGDFVSDADRDSETLIRNHLLSRYPGWSLTGEEFPPTEGENQDYRFLVDPIDGTTNFLNGQHYTITISLRHGRQTLCGLIYNPVSDEMFTAIQGGGAFLNGERLQVSQSQDVALMAVGTGLPTPNLSLHPGAYARLDAIRAPIGGVRIVGSAANSCAYVACGRLTGYFEETGFGDTAAGILMVLEAGGVVTDWWGRGPEYYEATGAMIVANPATHAYLIEQLKDVPQKNP